CATTCAAGCGCAACATGCGTCACTTCGACGCTGCCGAAGAAGAACTCCGCCACTTCGTGCGCCTTGTGCGGGTTGCTTGTGACAACCACCAGCTTCACCGGTACCGCCCCCTCAGTTCGATCTCGTGCTCGCGGGCGATGACATCCCCTGCGCCGGCAAATGTCTCCCGGTAACCCTCGCAGAAAGCCGCTTTGAGCGCTGCGGAACCGGCCGTCGTGCTCTCCAGCGTCTGGAACAGCACATGGATGTCCACGCCCCTCTGCTCGACCTCCGTTGTCACCTGTGCCAGCCCGAAATCGATCAGGACGCAGCGCCCGTCTCTCATGATCATGTTGGCCGAGGTCAGGTCTCCGTGCATGATACCCGCGGTGTGCAGTTTACCGACCATCCGCCCGGCCTCTTTTACATTGCGGACAGAAAGGTCATGGGACAGCAGCGTCCCGCACACATTCTCCATGACAATCGTGTCGGGTGTGATGTCACTGATGATCGGGGTTGGCACACCTGCATGCCGGGCTGTTGAGATGAGCCGGGCCTCGGCACGGGTGCGTTCGGCGATGAGCCGGCGGTCGAGTGCCGGCACACGGTACCGCTTGGAGAGACGGCGCTTCTCTGCGCTGGAACCGGAAAACCCGACGACGGCTTCAGCGCCACGGGCTGTGGCGGCAGGACCGGGCTGCCGGGCGCTCCTGCGCTCAGGTGCCTTCCACGTCACATCCACCTCATCGGAGCGGAACGACGGGTTGACCTGCGAAGATTCAAGGGGAAGAACCTGCCCGCTTTCAAGCATCAGTTTTCCCGTGTACGCGATCATCGCGCCGTTGTCGCCGAGGTATCTCTGTTCCGGGACAAAGAACCCTGCCCCCCGGTCCTCGCACATCGTCAGCAGCATCTCCTGGAGGCGCCGGTTTGCACCCACGCCGCCGACAAGGAGCACCTCGTCTTTTCCGGCAAGCGACATCGCCCGCTCGGTCACCTCGACGCACATCGCAAATGCCGTCTCCTGCAACGAGTGGCAGACGTCCTCTAGTGGCGCCGTGCTGTCCTTTGCTGCAGACACCAGCCCGGAAAAGGCAAGGTCCATGCCTTTTACCGTGTATGGAAGTTCGATATACCCCCCCCTGGCCGCGAGTTTTTCAATGAACGGGCCGCCAGGGTGCGGGAGATCCTTAGACCGGGCGAACTTGTCCAGTGCGTTGCCGATCCCGATGTCAAGCGTCTCTCCGAAAATACGGTACCTGCCGTTCAGGTACCCTATCACCTGTGTGTTTGCCCCGCTCGCGTACAGCACAACCGGGTCGCTGCAGCCGGTGGCAAACCTCCCGATCTCCACGTGGGCAACGCAGTGGTTCACACCGGCAAGCGGCACACCCAGGGCAAGCGACAGCGACCGTGCGGCAGTGGCAACCGTGCGCAGGCATGGCCCGAGCCCCGGCCCCTGCGAGAACGCGACCCCGGTGATCCTGCCAGGTTCATGAAGGACTGACGAAATGACGGCGTTCATTGCCGATGCATGGTGCTGGGCTGCCTCGCGGGGGTGGATGCCCCCGTGAGGGGGGGAATACGCATCAGAATAGAGTGCGATACAGTCAGTATCAAAAACTGCGGCACTGAGGTTCCACGCAGTGCCTTCAATCCCAAGAACCTGCCCGAAAATAGGCATTTAAAAAAAATTATTTTTTGAATTCCGTATAACCGCATTTCCCGCAGGCAGTCCGGTCCTTATGGTCTGCCATCATGATACCGGGCCCGCAGCGTGGACAGTATTTCTTTGCGGTGGTGACCTTCGCACCCTCGACCTTAAAGAACGTGCCCCGTCCTTTTGCTTTCGGGGCTTTTGCTTTCTTGTCTGCCATGCCTAAGCCGCCCCTTCCTCTTTTGGCTTGGGCATGCCGCGTGCCATCAGGTGCGCGCGCTCCGTCTTCTTCCTGCCCTCTTCGCTGTCATAAATTCGCGCCTCTCCGGTAAGTTCCATCCTGCCGAAGCTGCCCCTCAACGAGTCCAGCACCACCTGCTGGTCTTTGACGTTGAGGAGTGCGCAGACCTTTCCGATGATCTGCATGCGCGAGGGAGTTGCACCCTCGTACCGGAGCGTGAACCGGACCTCCCGTCGTGATAAAAGTTCATTTCTTTT
Above is a genomic segment from Methanoregula sp. containing:
- a CDS encoding bifunctional N(6)-L-threonylcarbamoyladenine synthase/serine/threonine protein kinase, which codes for MPIFGQVLGIEGTAWNLSAAVFDTDCIALYSDAYSPPHGGIHPREAAQHHASAMNAVISSVLHEPGRITGVAFSQGPGLGPCLRTVATAARSLSLALGVPLAGVNHCVAHVEIGRFATGCSDPVVLYASGANTQVIGYLNGRYRIFGETLDIGIGNALDKFARSKDLPHPGGPFIEKLAARGGYIELPYTVKGMDLAFSGLVSAAKDSTAPLEDVCHSLQETAFAMCVEVTERAMSLAGKDEVLLVGGVGANRRLQEMLLTMCEDRGAGFFVPEQRYLGDNGAMIAYTGKLMLESGQVLPLESSQVNPSFRSDEVDVTWKAPERRSARQPGPAATARGAEAVVGFSGSSAEKRRLSKRYRVPALDRRLIAERTRAEARLISTARHAGVPTPIISDITPDTIVMENVCGTLLSHDLSVRNVKEAGRMVGKLHTAGIMHGDLTSANMIMRDGRCVLIDFGLAQVTTEVEQRGVDIHVLFQTLESTTAGSAALKAAFCEGYRETFAGAGDVIAREHEIELRGRYR
- a CDS encoding 30S ribosomal protein S27ae, whose protein sequence is MADKKAKAPKAKGRGTFFKVEGAKVTTAKKYCPRCGPGIMMADHKDRTACGKCGYTEFKK
- a CDS encoding 30S ribosomal protein S24e, with product MDFEITSDKRNELLSRREVRFTLRYEGATPSRMQIIGKVCALLNVKDQQVVLDSLRGSFGRMELTGEARIYDSEEGRKKTERAHLMARGMPKPKEEGAA